From the genome of Bradyrhizobium elkanii USDA 76, one region includes:
- a CDS encoding aminotransferase class V-fold PLP-dependent enzyme yields MLPSQRHLFEIPREVCYLNSASYSPLPLKTLEAGRAAVGRKGRPWTIDSGFASRQHERARSAAARLINAAPDDVALIPAISYGVATVAKALSIPRGTRVIVLENDHSSPVLEWHARAEAQGFIVDTVPQPADGDWTSAVSATIERPGAPPVGLASISSVHWSDGGMIDVDKVQAALRRHGAMFVIDATQSAGVVAMDVTRLDPDAVMFPTYKWLIGPYGRAFLYIAKRHQNGVPLEQTSSGRRNVNSENPVYFGDLAYVDNATRYDMGERDHFITLEMASIGMEMMAEWGAAAVSARLAMLNERIAGGVRDLGLDVPARSVRAPHILSLGMAGGLPKELIARLAAENIHVALRLGRMRISPHVFNDEADVDRLVAVLTKSLRG; encoded by the coding sequence ATGCTTCCCTCCCAGCGCCATCTGTTCGAGATTCCACGCGAGGTCTGCTACCTGAATTCGGCGTCCTACAGCCCGCTGCCGCTCAAGACGCTCGAGGCCGGCCGCGCGGCGGTCGGACGCAAGGGCCGGCCCTGGACCATCGATTCCGGCTTCGCCAGCCGCCAGCATGAGCGCGCCCGTAGCGCGGCGGCCCGCCTGATCAATGCCGCACCCGACGATGTCGCGCTGATCCCCGCGATCAGCTACGGCGTCGCGACGGTGGCGAAGGCGCTGAGCATTCCGCGCGGCACCCGCGTCATCGTGCTGGAGAACGACCATTCCTCGCCGGTGCTGGAATGGCACGCCCGTGCCGAGGCGCAGGGCTTCATCGTCGACACCGTGCCCCAGCCCGCCGACGGCGACTGGACGTCGGCGGTATCAGCAACGATCGAGCGGCCTGGCGCGCCGCCGGTCGGCCTCGCCTCGATCTCCTCGGTGCACTGGTCGGACGGTGGCATGATCGACGTCGACAAGGTGCAGGCCGCGCTGCGGCGGCACGGCGCAATGTTCGTCATCGACGCGACGCAGAGCGCGGGTGTCGTGGCGATGGACGTGACGAGGCTCGACCCCGACGCCGTGATGTTTCCGACCTACAAATGGCTGATCGGCCCCTACGGGCGCGCCTTCCTCTACATTGCAAAACGCCACCAGAACGGCGTGCCGCTGGAGCAGACCTCCAGCGGCCGCCGCAACGTCAATTCCGAGAACCCGGTCTATTTCGGCGATCTCGCCTATGTCGACAACGCCACGCGTTACGACATGGGCGAGCGCGATCATTTCATCACGCTGGAGATGGCCTCGATCGGCATGGAGATGATGGCGGAATGGGGCGCCGCTGCCGTCAGCGCGCGGCTCGCGATGCTCAACGAGCGGATCGCGGGCGGCGTGCGTGACCTCGGCCTCGACGTGCCGGCGCGCAGCGTGCGCGCGCCGCATATCCTGAGCCTCGGCATGGCAGGCGGCCTCCCGAAGGAGCTGATCGCGCGCCTCGCCGCCGAGAACATCCACGTCGCGCTGCGGCTCGGCCGGATGCGGATCTCGCCGCACGTCTTCAACGACGAGGCCGATGTCGACCGCCTCGTCGCCGTGCTCACGAAATCGCTGCGCGGCTAG
- a CDS encoding helix-turn-helix domain-containing protein, which yields MATEVKPIRTEQDYELALKEVERLWGAKAGTRDGDRLDVLATLIDAYEAQHYPMDPPDPIEAIKFRMEQQGLTRRDLEGIIGTRTRIAEVLNRKRALSVGMIRRLHEHLGISAEVLIRPSRKNAA from the coding sequence ATGGCGACTGAGGTCAAGCCAATCCGGACGGAACAGGATTATGAGCTTGCGCTAAAGGAGGTGGAACGCCTCTGGGGCGCAAAAGCGGGAACGCGCGATGGCGACAGGCTGGACGTGCTCGCAACGCTGATCGATGCCTATGAAGCTCAACACTACCCCATGGATCCTCCTGATCCCATCGAAGCAATCAAGTTCCGGATGGAGCAGCAGGGACTGACCCGGCGGGATCTGGAGGGGATCATCGGGACGCGAACCCGCATCGCCGAAGTTTTGAATAGAAAGCGCGCCCTCTCGGTGGGGATGATTCGACGCTTGCACGAGCATCTCGGTATCTCGGCGGAAGTGCTGATCCGACCGAGTCGGAAGAACGCGGCCTGA
- a CDS encoding type II toxin-antitoxin system HigB family toxin → MGPGRRQPGAELRGVASQRLAPFVEGRRRHKDYAALKAALDAWFDEVKKAQWANSADVRRSYSTASIVSADRIVFNIKGNEYRLVIAADFEKGIVWIKWIGTHKDYDKIDVKEVRHGD, encoded by the coding sequence CTGGGCCCTGGTCGCCGGCAGCCTGGTGCAGAGTTACGGGGGGTAGCTTCCCAACGGCTTGCGCCATTTGTAGAGGGGCGGCGGCGACACAAAGACTACGCCGCGCTGAAGGCTGCCCTCGATGCGTGGTTCGACGAAGTCAAGAAGGCGCAATGGGCCAACTCTGCGGATGTACGACGCAGCTACTCAACCGCCAGCATCGTTTCAGCGGATCGGATCGTCTTCAACATCAAGGGAAACGAATATCGGTTGGTTATCGCCGCCGACTTCGAGAAGGGTATCGTATGGATCAAATGGATCGGTACGCACAAGGACTACGACAAGATTGACGTGAAAGAGGTGCGACATGGCGACTGA
- the fliP gene encoding flagellar type III secretion system pore protein FliP (The bacterial flagellar biogenesis protein FliP forms a type III secretion system (T3SS)-type pore required for flagellar assembly.): MRPAAVPRRVFFIAVLIAAGSLADPAMAQDISINLGGGNGGVTERAIQLIALLTVLSIAPSILIMMTSFTRIVVVLSLLRTALGTATAPPNSVMIALAMFLTAFVMGPVLQKSYDDGIKPLVANQIGVEDALQRASVPLRGFMQKNVREKDLKLFMDLSGEPPPATPEEMSLRILVPAFMISELKRAFEIGFLLFLPFLIIDLVVASVLMSMGMMMLPPVVVSLPFKLIFFVLVDGWALVAGSLVQSYGG; the protein is encoded by the coding sequence GTGAGGCCAGCGGCCGTCCCGCGTAGAGTTTTTTTCATCGCTGTCCTGATCGCCGCCGGATCCCTCGCTGATCCGGCGATGGCGCAGGATATCAGCATCAATCTCGGCGGCGGCAATGGCGGCGTCACCGAGCGCGCGATCCAGCTGATTGCGCTGCTCACGGTGCTGTCGATCGCGCCGTCGATCCTGATCATGATGACGTCGTTCACGCGCATCGTGGTCGTGCTGTCGCTGCTGCGCACTGCGCTCGGCACCGCCACCGCGCCGCCGAACTCGGTGATGATCGCGCTCGCGATGTTCCTCACCGCCTTCGTGATGGGCCCCGTGCTGCAGAAATCCTATGACGACGGCATCAAGCCGCTGGTCGCCAACCAGATCGGCGTCGAGGACGCGCTGCAGCGCGCCTCGGTGCCGCTGCGCGGCTTCATGCAGAAGAACGTCCGCGAGAAGGATCTGAAGCTGTTCATGGACCTCTCCGGCGAGCCGCCGCCGGCGACGCCGGAGGAGATGTCGCTGCGCATCCTGGTGCCGGCCTTCATGATCTCCGAGCTGAAACGCGCCTTCGAGATCGGCTTCCTGCTGTTCCTGCCGTTTTTGATCATCGACCTCGTGGTCGCCTCGGTCCTGATGTCGATGGGCATGATGATGCTGCCGCCGGTGGTGGTCTCGCTGCCGTTCAAGCTGATCTTCTTCGTGCTGGTCGACGGCTGGGCCCTGGTCGCCGGCAGCCTGGTGCAGAGTTACGGGGGGTAG
- a CDS encoding flagellar biosynthetic protein FliO, with protein sequence MQVITFVLAFVVVLALIGVTAWLVRRFAGNRLGANANRGRMPRLAVIDAAAVDGRRRLVLVRRDNIEHLLMIGGPTDIVVEPNIVRAMPARDQMSTRPAVAADAAPPRVAPLPDAAWNESEAARSENFELPEPELPPRQARPSFADELRRPPPPLAERRSDPLAGFTPERGEPRPDPMPPRLPPRSEPVVPRPPRAAEPPKAPPPLRTTERAVTPPPPPPQAPPPAATQAPSAAPPPSNADANLAEMAQRLEAALRRPTGAGETVAPPVAPEAPPARPQRSEPPAPPAGGQKSGFENLEDEMASLLGRPKNPS encoded by the coding sequence ATGCAGGTCATTACATTCGTCTTGGCATTCGTTGTCGTGCTGGCGCTCATCGGCGTGACCGCATGGCTCGTCCGCCGCTTCGCCGGAAACCGCCTCGGGGCCAACGCCAACCGAGGACGCATGCCGCGCCTGGCGGTGATCGACGCTGCCGCGGTCGACGGGCGGCGCCGCCTGGTGCTGGTCCGCCGCGACAACATCGAGCATCTCCTGATGATCGGCGGCCCCACCGATATCGTCGTCGAGCCGAATATCGTCCGCGCGATGCCCGCGCGCGATCAAATGTCGACCCGCCCCGCGGTCGCAGCCGATGCCGCGCCGCCGCGCGTGGCGCCGCTTCCGGATGCAGCCTGGAACGAGAGCGAAGCCGCCCGCTCCGAGAATTTCGAGCTTCCCGAGCCGGAGCTGCCGCCGCGTCAGGCGCGGCCCTCCTTCGCCGACGAGCTGCGCCGGCCCCCGCCGCCGCTCGCCGAGCGTCGCAGCGATCCGCTCGCGGGCTTCACGCCCGAACGCGGCGAGCCGCGGCCCGATCCGATGCCGCCACGCCTGCCGCCGCGCTCCGAGCCGGTGGTCCCGCGCCCGCCGCGCGCCGCCGAGCCGCCGAAGGCGCCGCCACCGCTGCGCACAACCGAGCGCGCCGTGACGCCGCCGCCACCGCCTCCCCAGGCACCGCCGCCGGCCGCGACGCAGGCGCCTTCGGCAGCGCCGCCTCCATCGAACGCCGACGCCAATCTCGCCGAGATGGCGCAACGGCTCGAAGCGGCGCTGCGCCGCCCGACCGGTGCCGGCGAGACCGTCGCGCCGCCGGTTGCGCCTGAGGCGCCGCCGGCGCGCCCGCAGCGAAGCGAGCCGCCCGCCCCGCCCGCCGGCGGACAGAAGAGCGGGTTCGAGAATCTCGAGGACGAGATGGCCTCGCTGCTCGGCCGACCGAAGAATCCTTCGTGA
- the flgB gene encoding flagellar basal body rod protein FlgB, whose amino-acid sequence MAMNDLPILSALRTKMQWHQERQRVLAENISNSDTPSFRPRDLVEPKFDRAGATVGGGVGTLPMMQTSATHMAASGAPDSFDNDRGKSGFQTRPAGNAVNLEEQMLKVSANQMDYAAVTSLYSRSLHLLKTAIGKG is encoded by the coding sequence ATGGCCATGAATGATCTCCCGATCCTGTCGGCGTTGCGCACCAAGATGCAGTGGCACCAGGAGCGCCAGCGGGTGCTCGCCGAGAACATTTCCAATTCCGACACGCCGAGCTTCCGGCCGCGCGACCTGGTCGAGCCGAAGTTCGACCGGGCCGGCGCCACGGTCGGCGGCGGCGTGGGCACGCTGCCGATGATGCAGACCAGCGCCACCCACATGGCGGCGTCCGGCGCGCCCGACAGCTTCGACAACGATCGCGGCAAGAGCGGGTTCCAGACCCGTCCGGCCGGCAACGCGGTCAATCTCGAGGAGCAGATGCTGAAAGTGTCGGCCAACCAGATGGACTATGCGGCCGTCACCTCGCTCTACAGCCGCAGCCTGCATCTGCTGAAGACTGCGATCGGCAAGGGCTAG
- the flgC gene encoding flagellar basal body rod protein FlgC, whose translation MADGTSDFARSMSIATSGLRAQAGRMRVISENIANADSTAQTAGGDPYRRKVPTFSSTLDRTLDAQVVALGRIRPDQSSFRVKHEPGNPAADASGNVKYPNVNAMVEMTDMRDAQRSYEANLNIISATRRMIQRTLDILKS comes from the coding sequence ATGGCAGACGGAACAAGCGATTTCGCCCGCTCGATGAGCATCGCGACCTCAGGCCTGCGGGCGCAGGCGGGGCGCATGCGGGTGATCTCGGAAAATATCGCCAATGCCGATTCGACGGCGCAGACCGCGGGCGGCGATCCTTACCGCCGCAAGGTGCCGACCTTCTCCTCCACGCTCGATCGCACGCTCGACGCCCAGGTCGTGGCGCTGGGCCGGATCCGCCCCGACCAGTCTTCGTTCCGTGTCAAGCACGAGCCGGGCAATCCGGCGGCGGACGCCTCGGGCAACGTCAAATATCCGAATGTCAATGCGATGGTCGAAATGACCGACATGCGCGACGCCCAGCGCTCCTACGAGGCCAACCTCAACATCATCAGCGCGACGCGGCGGATGATCCAGCGCACGCTCGACATCCTCAAGTCCTGA